From the Nodularia sphaerocarpa UHCC 0038 genome, the window TAATTCTTGGGAAACGAAGTCATAAGCCCGCAGGTTTAGTGCTAAACCAACAATCCCAATTGATGCCATCCATAAGCCAGTTACTGGCACAAATAGCATGAAGAAGTGTAACCAACGTTTGTTGGAGAATGCAATCCCGAAAATCTGTGACCAGAAACGGTTTGCTGTCACCATTGAATAGGTTTCTTCAGCTTGGGTAGGGTTAAAGGCTGGGAAGGTGTTAGAAGAACCTTCACCATCTTCAAACAAGGTATTTTCTACTGTGGCTCCGTGAATGGCACACAATAGCGCACCACCCAAGACACCTGCTACACCCATCATGTGGAAGGGGTTGAGTGTCCAGTTATGGAAACCTTGCAGGAATAGTAGGAAACGGAAAATTGCAGCTACACCGAAGCTAGGGCCAAAGAACCAGCTTGACTGTCCCAAGGGGTACATCAGAAATACGCTGACGAATACCGCAATAGGCGCAGAGAAGGCAAGAGCGTTGTATGGACGGATGCCTACGAGACGGGCAATTTCAAATTGGCGCAACATGAAGCCAATTAGTGCAAAGGCTCCGTGTAGGGCAACGAATGGCCACAAGCCACCCAATTGGAACCAACGGGTGAGGTCGCCTTGTGCTTCGGGTCCCCACAACAATAGTAGAGAGTGTCCTAAGCTGTCTGGAGGTGAGGAAACCGCAACTGTTAAAAAGTTAGCTCCTTCCAGGTAAGATGATGCTAATCCGTGGGAATACCAGGATGTGACGAATGTCGTACCGGTGAGCCAACCGCCTAGTGCTAGGTAAGCGCAGGGAAATAATAATATCCCTGACCAGCCTACGAATACGAAGCGATCGCGCTTTAACCAGTCGTCTAATACGTCAAACCACCCTCTTGTACTGGGGGCGCGTCCAACTGCGATGGTCATTGAACTAAAATCCTCTTTTACTAAAATTTCAACGTTTTTGAAGCAGCGCTATCGGCAATTTTACCGACTTTACGCGAATGCAACGAGGAATTAACGTTTTTTTTGACAATCTCATCTGCCTGAAGCATCTGAGAATCTGAGTTTTGACCGTCTTGATGATCAAATTTTCTCAGAGTTATGCCATTACACGTACCATTAGCTAATTACTAGCCTGTGGTAACTTAATGATTCTTAACTTATCACATTAGTTTGGGTTTTCGCCCAATGGACTTCTGTAAATTAGCTATTAAACACAAACTCATTACTTATTATTAATATCAGAATTTTAACAATCTGACACAAGTTTTCTCAGAAATCTCAAAGGTCTACCAGCTGAACTTGCACGAAAAGCTCTGGAAATGGCAGACTTGGATAGGGAAGAACTCACAGTCCAAGGTAGTTCAATGACGGCATCAACAACAATCAACAAAGGTGATTCGCCCAATGGCGATCGCAAACCCTCAAGTATCCTGCACCAAGATGTTCTGGGTTCTCGTCGGTTTAGTAACTACTGGTGGGCTACTATCGTCACATTAGGAGCCACAGGCTTCTTTTTAGCTGGGATATCTAGCTACACGAAAGTAAATTTCCTCCTAGTGACCGATGCAACTCAACTGATATTCGTACCCCAAGGGCTAGTTATGGGGCTATACGGCACTGCGGGCTTACTTTTAGCCACATATCTATGGCTAGTTGTTTTCTGGGATGTAGGAGGCGGCTACAACGACTTCAATCAGGAAACCGGGCGCATAAAGATTTTTCGTTGGGGATTTCCCGGCAAAAACCGTCGCATTGAAATCGACAGCTATACTCAAGACGTGCAGTCTATACGAATAGACATCAAAGAAGGTCTCAATCCCCGTCGCGCTCTCTACCTACGCGTTAAGGGTCGCCGAGATATACCCCTCACAAGGGTAGGTCAACCCTTATCTTTAGCAGAGTTAGAAACTACAGGCGCAGAATTAGCGCGCTTTTTGGGAGTACCCCTGGAAGGATTGTAAGGGATTAGGGAGTAGGGAGTAGGGAGTAGAGGCAGGGGAGCAGGGAGCAGGGAGCAGGGGAGAAAAAACTTCTTTTCCCAATACCCAATCCCCAATCCCCAGTCCCCTAAAAAAATAAGATACTCTGGTTGAATCAGTAACTGACTATGCGGTTAAAAATTTCACAATTTCTGGTTGTATTTTTGATAATCGGTGCTTTGACCTTGGGAGGATGTTCAGGACAGGATATTACTTCTGATCCCACTTCTCCCAACGCCACAGCAGGAGATACAAATACTACGACAACTACTGGTGCAACATCTGTATCTGAAACTATAAATGAGAGTGTTCCTGGAATGAAAGATTTACCACGGCTCGAAGGTAAGGCTACTGTCGTGATGACAATTAACGGTTCGCCGGTGACTATTGAGGTAGACGGCACCAATGCCCCAGTTACAGCTGGTAACTTCGTCGATTTAGTCCAAAAAGGTGTGTACGATGGTTTAGCTTTCCATCGAGTTGTGCGCGATCCTCAGCCTTTTGTGGCTCAAGGGGGCGATCCTCAAAGCAAAGACCCAGCTTTTCCAGCCAATAGACTGGGAACTGGTGGTTATCTTGACCCAAAAACTAAGAGTGAGCGCCGGATACCTTTAGAAATTAAGCCACGAGGCGAAGAAAGCCCCATTTATGGCAAAACTTTAGAATCGGCTCGTGTAACTAAGCCACCTGAGTTACAACATAAACTGGGTGCGGTAGCTATGGCGCGATCGCAAATGCCTGATTCAGCTTCTTCACAGTTTTACTTTGCTTTAGCAGATTTAGCTTTCCTCGATGGTAGCTACGCTGTGTTCGGTAATGTGACCGAAGGCTTTGATGTAGTTAACAAAATTCAGCAAGGCGATCGCATTGAATCGGCTAAAGTTACTCAAGGCGCAGAAAATCTCAAAACACCTGAGTAAGAGGGAGTAGGGAGTGGGGAGTAGGGAGTAGGGAGAAGAGGCAGGGGGGCAGGGTGCAGGGTGCAGGGGGGAAGAAAATTCTCCATCTCAATCTCCAATCCCCAGTCCCCAGTACCCAATCCCCAATTCGGAAATGGTTTTTATTACTGGTATTGGTTTAGTCTCAGCTTTAGGCACAAGTTTAGAAGATAGCTGGAAAAAGTTAATCGCAGGTAAGTCTGGTATTCAGTGGTATCAACCATTTTCAGAACTGGAAGCATATCCTCTGGGGTTGATTGGTAAACAACCTACTGAATTAAAAAGTTTAACTCAGATGGTTGTCGCTGCTGCATTAACAGACGCGGAATTAGTTCCACCTTTACCTGATTGTGCGGTGGTCATTGGCTCAAGTCGCAGTCATCAGGGTGCTTGGGAATCACTGGCGCGGCAAATGTATGGGAATCATCGCCCCGAAAATGCTTTAAATACTGGGGATCTAGTCTTAGAGAATTGGTTAGATTTTTTACCTCATACCAATGCGATCGCCTCTGCTCGACAAATTGGTGCAACTGGTATAGTTTTAGCACCGATGGCTGCGTGTGCTACTGGTATTTGGGCGATCGCTCAAGCCGCTTTATTAATCGAAACGGGGCAATGTCAAAGAGCGATCGCCGGTGCTGTAGAAGCCCCAATTACACCCCTCACATTGTCAGGCTTTCAACAAATGGGCGCTTTGGCAAAAACAGGGGCTTATCCCTTTGATTTGCACCGGGAAGGCTTAGTATTAGGTGAAGGTGCGGCGGTGTTTGTTTTGGAATCCGCAGAATTAGCACAGCAGCGCCAAGCTAAAATTTATGGTAAGATTCTTGGCTTTGGCTTGACAGCAGACGCATATCATGGTAATGTACCAGAACCAAATGGGAAAAGTGCGATCGCAGCGATTCAGCAATGTTTAAAACGCAGTTCCCTCACCCCAGCCGATATTGATTACATTCACGCTCATGGTACAGCCACTCTCCTAAATGACAGAGTAGAGAGTAAAATTATACATAATATATTTCCCCAAAAAGTAGCAATAAGTTCGACCAAAGGCGCTACAGGGCATACATTAGGAGCATCGGGAGCTTTAGGTGTAGCATTTTCGCTTTTAGCCATGCAGCAAAATATATTACCACCTTGCGTAGGATTGCACACACCGGAATTTGACTTAAATCTGGTAATGGCGGCGCGTGAAACTGAAGTGCAGAGAGTGTTATGTTTCAGCTTTGGCTTTGGTGGTCAAAATGCTGCGATTTCATTGAGTAATTTTGAGAAAGAAGATTAAGTTTTTTTGTAGGTTGGTTAGAACGCAGTGAAACCCAACATTCTTCGTGCCATACTCAAAGCATTTGTTGGGTTTCGTTCCTGATAACTGTTCACTGACATCACGCCACAGCCACCACGCGAAAACCAACATCGTAGTCACGATGCGCGCGCGCGTATGCATTGCGATGGGCAGAACGGCAATCCCAAGCGTAGAAGAGCCAACTACCGCCACGCAGCACACGAAAATGATTATCATTACGACTGTCGTATGCAGTACCGTCTGTAGCTGCTCCTTGGTAATTATCTTTATATGTATCTTTACACCATTCCAATATATTACCATGCATATCGTATAAACCGAAAGAGTTTGGTGGAAATTTTCCTACCTCTTTTGTTTGCTGACGATATTCACCTTTTGGGGCGGAGCCGTAGGGAAATTTTCCGTTGTAATTAACTAAATCGATGGTAATCGTTTCCCCAAAATAAAACGGTGTCGTTGTTCCCGCACGACAAGCATATTCCCATTCAGCCTCACTGGGTAGCCTGTAGCTTTTTCCTGTCCTTTGACCCAATTTTTTACAAAATTTTACCGCATCATCCCAACTCACTTGTTCTACAGGTCTTTTCTGACCTTGGAAACGAGCAGGATTTCTCCCCATAATTGCTTGATACTGTGACTGAGTAACTGGATATTTACCCATGAAGAAACTAGGAACCCTTACCTCACGCTGGGGACTTTCATCATCATCTCGTTCTTTTTCTCCTGGTGGTGAACCCATTGTAAAAGTTCCCCCTGGTATCTGCACCATTTCCAAAGAGACACCATTACCTAAATTTTCTTCAAAGTATTTTGCTTGCGAGTTACGGCGGTCGGTAATGCTTCCCTGTGCATTCACAGTCATAGTTTCAAATGAAAAGGTTTGTAAGGTAGTTCCACTAAAAAGACGCGGTACTAAAATTGCCAAACCCAACCCAGTACCACCAAACCCAACAGTTTGAATCACTCTTCGCCGTGTCCAGTTAAGTGCTATCTGTGACGGCTGGAGGGCTTGCAACGCTAGCTCTGCTGAAAAATATCTATCCCGAAAGTGATAAGTCACCATCTTATCTAACACCAGAGCCAGTTTCTCACTGACATTTGCCCAATTGCGCCAAATCACTTCGCCATCAGTGGGGTCTTTTGGTAGTTCGTGGGGTTCTATTCCCGTTAAAGCAGAAATTCCTAACATCCCCACAGCATAAACATCACTGCATAATTTCGGTTGTCCGGCTGCTTGTTCACTTGGCATATAGCCATGAGTCCCAATAGCAACGCTAACACTGGTTTGACCTTGGCTATTTACCATGATGGTGTTAATTTCTTTAACTGCACCAAAGTCAATTAGGACTATCTTCCTATCTTGACGACGACGCATTAAGTTTGCGGGTTTGATGTCGCGGTGGATGATATTTTTTTTGTGAACTACTGCTAATACTTCCAGAATTTCCTGTAATAGTTTGGTGACTTCCTTTTCACTCAACCGTTTACCAGGAATGATTTCTTTGGTTAAGTCTTCCCCATCGACAAATTCTTGAACTAAATAAAATTCACCTTCTTCTTCAAAGTGGGCAAATAGTCGCGGTATCTGGTCGCTATCATTGCCTAAGCTGTATAACACCTTCGCTTCGCTATCAAATAATCTTCTAACAATTTCTAATACTGCGGGTTTGGAGTTGGCCTTGAGGTGTTTGACTACACACTTGGGATGGTTGGGTAAGTCTATATCTTCTGCTAAATAGGTGTCGCCAAATCCGCCACTTCCCAGTAGGTTAATGATTTTATAGTGATTACGGAGGATTGTACCAGTCGTAGGCATGGTTTTTGACTTGGCGCTGGGGAATTAAGCTTTATTGTGCCAAATTTCTCATTATTAAAGCAAGCACCTAGCTCTAGGAATTGGAAAAACCAATGCGAAACCTAACCCCCTAACCCCCTTCCCTGGTAGGGAAGGGGGAAAATTCAAAGCCTCTCCCCTTGTAGGGGAGAGGAATGGAAGCGAGGTTTTCCAGATACCGTGAAAAGTCAGATACAAACTAAGTCCGCACTTCGACAAGCTCAGTGACCGCCTGTGCGGACTAACAGAAAATCAAGGTTTTTAACCCACGTAGGTGGGTTTCGCTTGTGTAGCAGCGACTTCTAGTCGCCTGGTACAAAATATGAGCCTAGTTACTAGATAACCAGAGATTGTGAGAAATCGATATGATAGAAAAGTAAATAAAACTTCAAAAATATTTATCAAATGCTGATTGACCTCCCTGGCTTGACCAAAGTCAAAGACTTAGTAAAAGAAAAAATTTTCTTCGGTCATGAACCCAGCGCCGAGTTAATTGCTATTCTTACCGTTTACTTTGTCCAAGGAATTTTAGGGTTGGCGCGTCTAGCTGTCAGCTTTTTTCTCAAAGATGAACTGCTACTGAGTCCGGCGCAAGTGTCCGCACTATTCGGAATAGTCGCCTTACCTTGGATAATCAAACCAGTGTTTGGCTTTATTTCCGATGGCTTACCTATATTTGGCTACCGTCGCCGTCCCTATTTAATCCTCTCTGGGTTATTAGGAGCGATTTCTTGGGTATGTTTAGCCACCATAGTTCATAGTAGCTGGGCAGCGACATTGGCGATCGCCCTTGGTTCTCTCTCAGTCGCAGTCAGTGATGTCATAGCAGACTCATTAGTTGTGGAAAGAGCCAGAGCCGAATCACAAGCATCTGCTGGTTCACTACAATCCTTATGTTGGGGTGCTTCCGCATTAGGAGGTTTACTCACCGCTTACTTTAGCGGAATGCTGCTAGAACATTTCACCACCCGCACCGTATTTTGGATTACCGCCTCATTTCCCCTCATCGTTTCCGCAGTAGCTTGGTTAATCGCCGAAACCCCAATTAGAAAAAATAGCCCAGAAAATCACAGCAATAATCCTCCCAGCACCAAGCATCAACTCAAACAACTCCGCCAAGCAGTCACCCAAAAAGCCATTTGGCTACCCACAGCCTTTGTATTTGTCTGGTTAGCCACCCCCACAGCTGACGCAGCCTTTTTCTTCTTCAGCACCAACGAACTACATTTTCAACCAGAATTTTTAGGACGAGTAAGACTGGTAACAAGTGGTGCTTCCTTAATTGGTATTTGGATTTTTCAACGCTTCCTCAAAAGTGTATCATTCCGCAAGATTTTTGCTTGGAGTACAGTGCTTTCCTCAGTCTTGGGAATGACAATGCTGCTGCTGGTGACTCACACCAACCGAACACTAGGTATAGATGACCACTGGTTTAGTTTAGGAGATAGCCTCATCCTCACAGTTATGGGACAAATCGCCTATATGCCAGTATTAGTATTAGCAGCGAGATTATGTCCCCCAGGAGTAGAAGCCACATTATTTGCTGTCCTCATGTCAGTTTCCAACTTAGCAAATATGGTTTCCTACGAATTTGGAGCCATCATCATGCACTGGCTAGGTATCACCGAAACGAACTTTGAACTACTGTGGTTATTAGTAATTATCACAAACCTCAGCACACTATTACCATTACCCTTCATTCGTTGGCTACCTGCTAACGACCCGCAAGCCGATTTACCAACATTACAACCAGCTGCGGTAACAAATGGAGAGGAAGCATTATTATCTAATTTAATACCTTAGTATCGAACCGCCAAGTCGCCAAGAGCGCCAAGAAAGTTCTACCTTTGCGTCTTTGCGCCTTTGCGTGACCTAATCCATATTTTCCATCAAATTTAAAAACAGATGCAAACCTTAAAAACAGAAGAAAATTTAAGTCCCAAAAAATCCTATACTCGTGAAGATTGGCAAGGAGGATATAAATCCCTGACCCAAGAATATGATTATTGGATTGATGATGTAGAAGGACAAATTCCCCCAGAACTACAAGGGACATTATTTAGAAATGGTCCCGGTTTACTCGATATAAATGGACAATCGATTCATCACCCCTTCGATGGCGATGGTATGATTAGCCGCATCAGCTTTGCGAACGGTCGCGCCCATTTCCGTAACCGCTTTGTCCGCACAGAAGGCTATTTAGCAGAACAAAAAGCCGCAAAAATCCTTTATAGAGGAGTCTTTGGTACGCAAAAACCCGGCGGTTGGTTAGCGAATATTTTCGACTTCAAAATTAAAAATATTGCCAATACTAACGTTATCTATTGGGGTGGTAAACTTTTAGCACTCTGGGAAGCAGCAGAACCCCATCAAATTGACCCCCAGACATTAGAAACTTTAGGTAAAGAATATTTCGACGGTGTGCTGTCAACAGGTGAAGCTTTCAGCGCGCATCCCCGCTTTGACCCTAGTTGTCACCAAGACGGTGGCGCACCTTGTCTAGTAAACTTCTCTATCAAACCCGGACTATCAACCACAATTACGATATTTGAACTCAACCCAGATGGCAAAGTTGTCAGACAACAAGCTCATAGTGTTCCGGGTTTCTGTTTCATTCACGATTTTGTCATTACTCCCAATTACTGTATCTTCTTTCAAAATCCCGTCACCTTTAACCCCATACCTTTAGCCTTGGGAATACGTGCGGCTGGAGAATGTATCAAATTTCAGCCAAATCAACCCACTCAAATTATAGTAATTCCTCGTCACACTCAAACAGAGATAAAAATTCTCGAAACTCAGTCAGGCTTTGTGTTCCACCACGCAAATGCGTTTGAAGTTGATGATGAAATTGTGATCGACTCCATTTGTTACGAAACACTCCCAGAAGTAGAACCAGAAAGCGACTTTCGCCAAGTCAATTTTGAAGCAATATCACCTGGACAACTGTGGCGCTTCCATGTTAATCTTGATAATGGGAAAGTATGCCAAAAAATGATTGAAAGTCGCTGTTGTGAATTTCCCAGTATAAATTCTGAACTTGTCGGAAGAGATTACCAATATTTATATATAGCTGCCGCTCACCGAGAAACAGGTAACGCTCCCTTACAAGCATTACTAAAAATCGATTTAAAATCTGGGGAAAGACAACTGTGGAGCGCTGCGCCCCGTGGTTTCATCGGTGAGCCGATATTTGTCCCCCGCCCAGATGCACAAAAAGAAGATGATGGCTGGGTCTTGGCTTTAGTATATTATGCTACAAACTATCGCTCAGACTTAGTAATATTAGATGCCAATGATTTTAATAAAGGTACAATTGCCAGACTACATCTCAAACATCATATCCCCTATGGACTACATGGCAACTTCACCACCGAAATCTAACACTCCGCGAACCTTTGCGCTTCCCTCCGCGCCCCTCTGCGTTAAAAAATTAAATTGTAACAAAAACTACAAAATCACCATTTCTTCTCCAGTCTAGGATAAGATCAGCGCATACATATCCGGTACGCGAAGATACCGCGACTAGGAGAAGACTTTATGGTTTTAACATCTCCCTTACCGTTTGAAGCTGCTACTCCAGCACATATTTGCCCATTTGATCAAGCGTGTAGTTACTTAGATGCAGCAGGTAAAGAATTAAAGCTAGATCAAGGTGTCTTGGCAATTCTCAGTAATCCGCGCAAAGTAGTCACAGTTTCCATACCCGTGAAGCTAGATAACGGTGAAATCCATGTTCTTGCGGGACATCGGGTGCAGCACTCTGATATTTTAGGCCCCTACAAAGGTGGGATTCGTTACCATCCAGCCGTGACATTGCGGGAAGTTTCCGCCTTAGCCATGCTGATGACTTGGAAATGTGCGTTATTGGGTATACCTTATGGCGGTGCAAAGGGAGGTATAGCCATAAATCCCAAAACTTATAGTGTGGGCGAATTAGAAAGAATCAGTCGCCGCTATATCAGCGAATTAATTAAAGATATTGGTCCCTCTGTAGATATTCCCGCCCCAGATATGGGTACTTCCGCCCGTGAGATGGCTTGGATGATGGATACTTATTCTGTCAACGTTGGTCATGCTGTCCCAGGAGTTGTGACTGGTAAACCCCTCTCTATTGGTGGTTCCTTGGGAAGGGAAATGGCTACAGGCAGAGGTGTAATGATTATTGTCCGTGAAGCATTAGCCACCCAAGGTAAATCCCTCGCAGGAGTGCGAGTAGTGATTCAGGGCTTCGGTAATGTCGGAGGTGCAGCAGCAGAATTGTTACACGAAGCGGGAGCGAAGATTTTAGCTGTCTCAACGGGTGCGGGGGGTATTTATTCCGCAGATGGTCTTGATATTCCGGCATTAAAAGCCTACGCTGCGGAAAATCGTAAAAGTATTGCAGGTTTTCCGCAAACAACACCCATTAGCAATGCAGATTTATTAACTTTAGATTGCGATGTTTTAATTCCAGCAGCTTTGGAGAATCAAATTACCAAAGAAAATGTCCATCAGATACAAGCGCAAATTATTGCCGAAGCGGCTAATGGTCCAGTGACTTTGGAAGCGAACCAATTTCTAGAAGCGCATGGTGTAACTGTGCTACCAGATATTTTAGCCAATGCTGGGGGTGTCGTTGTCAGTTATTTAGAGTGGGTGCAGGGTCTTTCTTATCTGTTTTGGGATGAGGAACGTGTGAATCATGAAATGGAAAAGTTAATGGTGCAAGCCTATCAACACGTAATTCAGCAGTCAAAGATTAGGGAAATTCCTCTGCGTTTAGCAGCTTATACTTTGGGCGTGGGTAGAGTTGCACAGGCGCTTGCTGATAGAGGTCTTTATCCGTGAAGTGAGATACAAGAACCCCACCCCTACCGTGTACACACAAGTCCAAAAACCTTTTATTTGGTAGGGTGCGTTAGGACTAAAGTCCATAACGCACCGAAATTTAGGATGGTGCGTTGCGCTACGCGACAACACACCCTACTGGCGTGACAAGCTTAAAACAGTGCATTAGATAAATATTGTGGGGTGGGCTTCTAGCCCGCCCAGAACAGGCAAGATGCCTGTTCCACAAGAGCAACATAATGCAACATTTTAGCCTTGTCACGCCACTACAAAAAGAGATTTGGGGTAATTAAATCATTTGTGTGTACACCGTAGGTGTCTGGAGTGGTAGCCTTCGGCAAGCCCTTCGTGGAAGTCCCTGATCTTAAAGCTAAAATATTATGTTGTTATAAAACTTTTGTTGAGGATCTGGATGGCAAATAATGAGGCTACCGCCAGAATTAAGATTAATAAGTTACTTGAGGCGGCTGGCTGGCGTTTTTTTGAGGAAGGGGGACAAGCAGCGAATATATGTCTTGAGCCTAATGTGCAGCTTGGCTCGTCAGATTTAGATGAGTTCGTTGAGAACTTTGAAAAAACGAAAAAAGGTTTTATTGATTTTTTGTTGCTGGACGATCGCGGATTTCCGTTTATTGTACTGGAAGCTAAGGCGGGGGGAATTCACCCTTTATTTGGTAAGGAGCAAGCGCGGGATTATGCCAAGTCTCAGAATTGCCGTTTTGTGATTTTGTCTAATGGAGATTTGCATTATTTCTGGGATTTAGAGGGAGGAAATCCCGACGTTATTACAAATTTTCCTACGCCTAACTCGGTGATGGGTTATCAGAAAACAATTCCAGAGCCTCAGCGTCTTGTGGATGAGGCGATCGCACATAACTATGTAGTGCTGACCCAACTACCAGACTATCAAGATCAAGCAGGGTGGAAGAATCAGGCAGAGCGACCAAATTTTATTGAAACAAATAAACTGCGATTTTTAAGACCTTATCA encodes:
- a CDS encoding beta-ketoacyl-ACP synthase, with the protein product MVFITGIGLVSALGTSLEDSWKKLIAGKSGIQWYQPFSELEAYPLGLIGKQPTELKSLTQMVVAAALTDAELVPPLPDCAVVIGSSRSHQGAWESLARQMYGNHRPENALNTGDLVLENWLDFLPHTNAIASARQIGATGIVLAPMAACATGIWAIAQAALLIETGQCQRAIAGAVEAPITPLTLSGFQQMGALAKTGAYPFDLHREGLVLGEGAAVFVLESAELAQQRQAKIYGKILGFGLTADAYHGNVPEPNGKSAIAAIQQCLKRSSLTPADIDYIHAHGTATLLNDRVESKIIHNIFPQKVAISSTKGATGHTLGASGALGVAFSLLAMQQNILPPCVGLHTPEFDLNLVMAARETEVQRVLCFSFGFGGQNAAISLSNFEKED
- a CDS encoding Glu/Leu/Phe/Val family dehydrogenase yields the protein MVLTSPLPFEAATPAHICPFDQACSYLDAAGKELKLDQGVLAILSNPRKVVTVSIPVKLDNGEIHVLAGHRVQHSDILGPYKGGIRYHPAVTLREVSALAMLMTWKCALLGIPYGGAKGGIAINPKTYSVGELERISRRYISELIKDIGPSVDIPAPDMGTSAREMAWMMDTYSVNVGHAVPGVVTGKPLSIGGSLGREMATGRGVMIIVREALATQGKSLAGVRVVIQGFGNVGGAAAELLHEAGAKILAVSTGAGGIYSADGLDIPALKAYAAENRKSIAGFPQTTPISNADLLTLDCDVLIPAALENQITKENVHQIQAQIIAEAANGPVTLEANQFLEAHGVTVLPDILANAGGVVVSYLEWVQGLSYLFWDEERVNHEMEKLMVQAYQHVIQQSKIREIPLRLAAYTLGVGRVAQALADRGLYP
- the psbD gene encoding photosystem II D2 protein (photosystem q(a) protein), with protein sequence MTIAVGRAPSTRGWFDVLDDWLKRDRFVFVGWSGILLFPCAYLALGGWLTGTTFVTSWYSHGLASSYLEGANFLTVAVSSPPDSLGHSLLLLWGPEAQGDLTRWFQLGGLWPFVALHGAFALIGFMLRQFEIARLVGIRPYNALAFSAPIAVFVSVFLMYPLGQSSWFFGPSFGVAAIFRFLLFLQGFHNWTLNPFHMMGVAGVLGGALLCAIHGATVENTLFEDGEGSSNTFPAFNPTQAEETYSMVTANRFWSQIFGIAFSNKRWLHFFMLFVPVTGLWMASIGIVGLALNLRAYDFVSQELRAAEDPEFETFYTKNILLNEGIRAWMAPQDQPHKQFVFPEEVLPRGNAL
- a CDS encoding bifunctional serine/threonine-protein kinase/formylglycine-generating enzyme family protein, producing MPTTGTILRNHYKIINLLGSGGFGDTYLAEDIDLPNHPKCVVKHLKANSKPAVLEIVRRLFDSEAKVLYSLGNDSDQIPRLFAHFEEEGEFYLVQEFVDGEDLTKEIIPGKRLSEKEVTKLLQEILEVLAVVHKKNIIHRDIKPANLMRRRQDRKIVLIDFGAVKEINTIMVNSQGQTSVSVAIGTHGYMPSEQAAGQPKLCSDVYAVGMLGISALTGIEPHELPKDPTDGEVIWRNWANVSEKLALVLDKMVTYHFRDRYFSAELALQALQPSQIALNWTRRRVIQTVGFGGTGLGLAILVPRLFSGTTLQTFSFETMTVNAQGSITDRRNSQAKYFEENLGNGVSLEMVQIPGGTFTMGSPPGEKERDDDESPQREVRVPSFFMGKYPVTQSQYQAIMGRNPARFQGQKRPVEQVSWDDAVKFCKKLGQRTGKSYRLPSEAEWEYACRAGTTTPFYFGETITIDLVNYNGKFPYGSAPKGEYRQQTKEVGKFPPNSFGLYDMHGNILEWCKDTYKDNYQGAATDGTAYDSRNDNHFRVLRGGSWLFYAWDCRSAHRNAYARAHRDYDVGFRVVAVA
- a CDS encoding peptidylprolyl isomerase translates to MRLKISQFLVVFLIIGALTLGGCSGQDITSDPTSPNATAGDTNTTTTTGATSVSETINESVPGMKDLPRLEGKATVVMTINGSPVTIEVDGTNAPVTAGNFVDLVQKGVYDGLAFHRVVRDPQPFVAQGGDPQSKDPAFPANRLGTGGYLDPKTKSERRIPLEIKPRGEESPIYGKTLESARVTKPPELQHKLGAVAMARSQMPDSASSQFYFALADLAFLDGSYAVFGNVTEGFDVVNKIQQGDRIESAKVTQGAENLKTPE
- a CDS encoding photosystem I assembly protein Ycf4 codes for the protein MTASTTINKGDSPNGDRKPSSILHQDVLGSRRFSNYWWATIVTLGATGFFLAGISSYTKVNFLLVTDATQLIFVPQGLVMGLYGTAGLLLATYLWLVVFWDVGGGYNDFNQETGRIKIFRWGFPGKNRRIEIDSYTQDVQSIRIDIKEGLNPRRALYLRVKGRRDIPLTRVGQPLSLAELETTGAELARFLGVPLEGL
- a CDS encoding carotenoid oxygenase family protein encodes the protein MQTLKTEENLSPKKSYTREDWQGGYKSLTQEYDYWIDDVEGQIPPELQGTLFRNGPGLLDINGQSIHHPFDGDGMISRISFANGRAHFRNRFVRTEGYLAEQKAAKILYRGVFGTQKPGGWLANIFDFKIKNIANTNVIYWGGKLLALWEAAEPHQIDPQTLETLGKEYFDGVLSTGEAFSAHPRFDPSCHQDGGAPCLVNFSIKPGLSTTITIFELNPDGKVVRQQAHSVPGFCFIHDFVITPNYCIFFQNPVTFNPIPLALGIRAAGECIKFQPNQPTQIIVIPRHTQTEIKILETQSGFVFHHANAFEVDDEIVIDSICYETLPEVEPESDFRQVNFEAISPGQLWRFHVNLDNGKVCQKMIESRCCEFPSINSELVGRDYQYLYIAAAHRETGNAPLQALLKIDLKSGERQLWSAAPRGFIGEPIFVPRPDAQKEDDGWVLALVYYATNYRSDLVILDANDFNKGTIARLHLKHHIPYGLHGNFTTEI
- a CDS encoding folate/biopterin family MFS transporter translates to MLIDLPGLTKVKDLVKEKIFFGHEPSAELIAILTVYFVQGILGLARLAVSFFLKDELLLSPAQVSALFGIVALPWIIKPVFGFISDGLPIFGYRRRPYLILSGLLGAISWVCLATIVHSSWAATLAIALGSLSVAVSDVIADSLVVERARAESQASAGSLQSLCWGASALGGLLTAYFSGMLLEHFTTRTVFWITASFPLIVSAVAWLIAETPIRKNSPENHSNNPPSTKHQLKQLRQAVTQKAIWLPTAFVFVWLATPTADAAFFFFSTNELHFQPEFLGRVRLVTSGASLIGIWIFQRFLKSVSFRKIFAWSTVLSSVLGMTMLLLVTHTNRTLGIDDHWFSLGDSLILTVMGQIAYMPVLVLAARLCPPGVEATLFAVLMSVSNLANMVSYEFGAIIMHWLGITETNFELLWLLVIITNLSTLLPLPFIRWLPANDPQADLPTLQPAAVTNGEEALLSNLIP